One stretch of Hemitrygon akajei chromosome 18, sHemAka1.3, whole genome shotgun sequence DNA includes these proteins:
- the pa2g4a gene encoding proliferation-associated protein 2G4a has product MSDDESQEQTIAEDLVVTKYKMGGDIANRVLKMVVDAARVGVSVVSLCEKGDEMIMEETGKIFKKEKEMKKGIAFPTCISVNNCVCHYSPLKSDPDYVLKEEDLVKIDLGVHVDGFIANVAHSFIVGVSKDRPVSGRKADVIKAAHYCAEAALRLVKPGNQNTQVTEAWNKIAQSFNCTPIEGMLSHQLKQHIIDGEKTIIQNPTDQQKKDHEKTAFEVHEVYAVDVLISTGEGKAKDAGQRTTVYKRDPTQQYGLKMKTSRAFFSEVERRFDAMPFTLRAFEDEKKAKMGVMECAKHELLQPFSVLYEKEGEFVAQFKFTVLLMPNGPMRITSGTFETELYKSELDIKDPDLKALLQSSVSRRNQKRRKKKKVASQCGLSATTGSTNEENETGD; this is encoded by the exons GTGTTTTGAAGATGGTGGTGGATGCAGCAAGGGTGGGTGTATCTGTTGTAAGCCTGTGTGAGAAAGGAGATGAAATGATCATGGAGGAAACGGGGAAAATCTTCAAAAAGGAGAAAGAAATGAAAAAGG GAATTGCCTTTCCCACGTGTATATCAGTGAACAACTGTGTCTGCCACTACTCTCCTCTTAAGAGTGACCCTGACTACGTCCTGAAAGAGGAAGACCTTGTTAAAAT TGATTTGGGTGTCCATGTGGATGGATTTATTGCTAATGTGGCCCACAGTTTTATTGTTGGTGTCAGTAAG GATAGGCCTGTATCTGGTCGTAAAGCTGATGTCATTAAGGCTGCACACTACTGTGCAGAAGCGGCTCTGCGGCTAGTGAAGCCTGGCAATCAG AACACTCAAGTGACAGAAGCCTGGAACAAGATTGCTCAGTCCTTTAATTGCACTCCAATAGAAG GCATGCTGTCACACCAGCTCAAACAACACATTATTGATGGGGAGAAAACAATCATACAGAACCCCACAGATCAGCAAAA GAAAGATCATGAAAAGACAGCATTTGAAGTACATGAAGTTTACGCTGTTGACGTATTAATCAGCACTGGAGAAGGCAAG GCAAAGGATGCTGGTCAGAGAACAACTGTGTATAAGAGGGACCCAACACAACAATATGGTTTGAAAATGAAGACTTCTCGTGCCTTTTTTAGTGAGGTTGAAAGGAGGTTTGATGCTATGCCCTTCACTCTGAG GGCATTTGAGGACGAGAAAAAAGCCAAGATGGGAGTTATGGAGTGCGCAAAGCATGAACTTCTACAGCCATTCAGTGTACTATATGAGAAGGAAG GAGAGTTTGTGGCTCAGTTTAAGTTCACAGTTCTGCTCATGCCAAATGGTCCAATGAGAATTACCAGTGGAACATTTGAAACTGAACTTTACAAATCTGAATTGGACATTAAGGATCCTGACCTAAAG GCCTTACTTCAAAGTTCTGTTAGCCGAAGGAATCAGaagaggaggaagaagaagaaggtg gcttccCAGTGTGGACTCTCTGCCACCACTGGCAGCACCAATGAGGAAAATGAGACTGGAGACTGA